The Chloroflexota bacterium DNA segment TACGCAGAAAAATCTGCGCCTATCTGCGTAATCTGCGGTTTGTTGAGTTTTTTGGGCGTTTTGGCGATTCTGATGCCGCAATGGTTGACGGCACCTTAAGCCCCATGTTACAATGCTGCCGCTATGGATGAGTTCCAACGGCAGAAACTTGCCCGTCAGAAGGTGTTCAACCTCACCCTGGCCTCAGTGATGGCCCAGGTGGGGCTTTTGACGGTGGTCGTCTTGGGGGTGGCGCTGTGGGTCGGGCTGACCCTCGATGCCCATTACGGCACCCGCCCGCTGTGGACGATTGTGTTGGTGGTGCTGAGCGTGCCGCTCACCATCGGTGGGATGCTGTGGGTGGT contains these protein-coding regions:
- a CDS encoding AtpZ/AtpI family protein; the protein is MDEFQRQKLARQKVFNLTLASVMAQVGLLTVVVLGVALWVGLTLDAHYGTRPLWTIVLVVLSVPLTIGGMLWVVRRASHRLEDESPSEGEKQQ